The Gemmata palustris genome includes a region encoding these proteins:
- a CDS encoding branched-chain amino acid ABC transporter substrate-binding protein, with the protein MNRRTFLSAALAIGSSGTLVAAPKEKVKIVSSLPRTGSAKGQTDGIVNAIKLALADFEKVLPFEVTYLDRDDSAARTGTWAAEKEQAIAEEAVDDGDVMAVIGPFNSGAARISAPILNRAGLVQVTPAATMPGLTKSGPSSDADEPDKYRPGKKITFCRVCPQDGSQGPLSADFAVEDLKVKTVYVIDDKQLYGLGTAAAFKSRCEELKVKVVGHESIDVAQSDFSGLAKKIKKANPDLVYFGGTTQSKAGQVAKDLHAEQVNCPFMVPDGCYEQAFIASVGVATLDAMKCFVTIGGIDPARLKGAGADFAKRYKEKYKTAPDGFAVYGYEAAAVVLETLRTVGKKDREAVRKAVVSTKDFEKGVLGKWSFDADGDTTLQPLTVARIEKGKFRAVKVMGTK; encoded by the coding sequence GTGAATCGGCGCACGTTTCTCTCCGCGGCGCTCGCGATCGGTAGTTCGGGCACGCTCGTAGCCGCGCCCAAAGAGAAGGTGAAAATCGTTTCGAGCCTGCCCCGAACCGGCAGCGCAAAGGGACAAACCGACGGCATCGTGAACGCGATCAAGCTGGCGCTCGCAGACTTCGAGAAGGTGTTGCCGTTCGAGGTGACGTACCTGGACCGCGACGATTCGGCCGCGCGAACCGGTACGTGGGCCGCCGAAAAGGAGCAGGCAATCGCGGAAGAGGCGGTCGACGACGGGGACGTGATGGCCGTCATCGGGCCATTCAACTCGGGCGCAGCGCGGATCTCGGCACCCATATTGAACCGGGCCGGACTGGTGCAAGTGACACCGGCGGCGACGATGCCGGGATTGACCAAGAGCGGCCCCTCATCCGACGCGGACGAGCCGGACAAGTACCGTCCCGGCAAGAAGATCACGTTCTGCCGCGTGTGCCCGCAGGACGGTAGCCAGGGTCCGCTATCCGCCGATTTCGCCGTCGAAGATTTGAAGGTCAAGACCGTGTACGTGATCGACGATAAGCAACTTTACGGTCTGGGTACCGCGGCGGCTTTCAAGTCGCGGTGCGAAGAGTTGAAAGTGAAAGTGGTGGGGCACGAGAGCATCGACGTCGCACAGAGCGATTTCAGCGGGTTGGCCAAGAAGATCAAGAAAGCGAACCCGGACCTCGTGTACTTCGGGGGCACGACTCAAAGCAAGGCCGGGCAGGTTGCGAAAGACCTCCACGCGGAGCAGGTGAACTGCCCGTTTATGGTGCCGGACGGGTGCTACGAGCAGGCGTTCATCGCCTCGGTCGGGGTCGCCACCCTGGACGCGATGAAGTGCTTCGTGACCATCGGCGGAATCGACCCGGCGCGGCTCAAGGGCGCGGGGGCCGACTTCGCGAAGCGCTACAAGGAAAAGTACAAGACTGCTCCCGACGGCTTCGCGGTGTACGGCTACGAAGCGGCCGCCGTGGTACTGGAAACGCTCCGCACCGTCGGCAAGAAGGACCGCGAAGCCGTGCGCAAGGCGGTCGTATCGACGAAGGATTTCGAGAAGGGCGTGCTCGGCAAATGGAGCTTCGACGCCGACGGCGACACGACGCTGCAACCGCTGACCGTCGCGCGCATCGAGAAGGGGAAGTTCCGCGCGGTCAAGGTGATGGGCACGAAGTAA
- a CDS encoding branched-chain amino acid ABC transporter permease — MTRLRQIPLDLVAIALFALYPLIPGLGAQADALFKATVGAEFTTLFIIAVLALGLHVVVGYAGQLHLGVAAFFGLGAYVVGILLVPAYPFKLGSQLPAGTGVLVAVVVAFAVAALVSVVTSAPILRLRGDYLALVTLGFGEVARFALRNLEEITNGTKGLNPIPQPDVPGLKGDWSADYRYYYYLCLLALGLVLLLLRNVERSRLGRAWVALREDELAAVCMGLNTARLKLAAFALGAGIAGLAGALYALRLGNTADPDTYSFQRSITVLCCLILGGLGNRAGVLLGVVLVYGFDGIFAPAADRYIQQFKLNPSGSPFLTFSSYRLMVFGFALILIMRFRPEGLLPSSRVKAELHACDPPAPAAPAPTAPTH; from the coding sequence ATGACCCGGCTCCGGCAGATCCCCCTCGACCTCGTAGCGATCGCCCTGTTCGCCCTGTACCCGCTGATTCCGGGGCTGGGCGCACAGGCCGACGCGCTGTTCAAAGCCACCGTCGGGGCGGAATTCACCACGCTGTTCATCATTGCGGTCCTCGCACTGGGGCTGCACGTCGTGGTCGGTTACGCCGGCCAACTGCACCTCGGGGTCGCCGCGTTCTTCGGACTCGGCGCCTACGTCGTCGGCATCCTCCTGGTCCCGGCGTACCCGTTCAAGCTCGGCTCGCAACTCCCGGCCGGAACGGGCGTACTGGTCGCGGTCGTGGTCGCGTTCGCCGTGGCCGCGCTGGTGAGCGTTGTGACCAGCGCCCCGATCCTCCGGCTCCGCGGTGACTACCTCGCACTCGTGACCCTCGGGTTCGGCGAGGTCGCGCGGTTCGCGCTGCGGAACCTGGAAGAAATCACCAACGGCACGAAGGGGCTGAACCCGATCCCGCAGCCAGATGTGCCGGGACTCAAGGGCGACTGGTCCGCCGACTACCGGTACTACTACTATCTCTGCCTGCTGGCACTGGGGCTGGTTCTGCTACTGCTGCGGAACGTCGAGCGCTCGCGCCTGGGCCGGGCGTGGGTGGCGCTGCGCGAGGACGAACTCGCCGCGGTGTGCATGGGACTGAACACGGCCCGTTTGAAGCTCGCAGCATTCGCGCTCGGGGCCGGGATCGCGGGACTCGCCGGCGCGCTCTACGCCCTCCGGTTGGGGAACACGGCCGACCCCGACACGTACTCGTTCCAGCGCTCGATTACGGTACTGTGCTGCCTGATCCTCGGCGGGTTGGGGAACCGCGCCGGGGTTCTCCTGGGCGTGGTTCTCGTATACGGGTTTGATGGTATCTTCGCCCCCGCCGCCGATCGCTACATCCAACAGTTCAAGTTGAACCCCTCCGGTAGCCCGTTCCTGACGTTTTCCAGCTACCGGCTGATGGTGTTCGGCTTCGCCCTGATCCTGATTATGCGGTTCCGCCCGGAAGGGTTGCTGCCGTCCTCGCGCGTGAAAGCGGAATTGCACGCCTGCGACCCGCCCGCGCCGGCCGCACCCGCGCCGACCGCACCCACCCACTAA
- the dtd gene encoding D-aminoacyl-tRNA deacylase: MRAVLQRVRRAQVVVTESTVGEIAHGWLVLLGVKPNDTQKAVDWLAEKVANLRAFDDANGKMNLSVQDVNGSVLVVSQFTLYGDCAKGRRPSFIGAAQPAVAEPLYEAFVTALKLLGVPVATGRFGADMQVELVNDGPVTFVLDSPAQLEAQS; the protein is encoded by the coding sequence ATGCGCGCCGTACTTCAACGAGTCCGTCGGGCTCAAGTCGTGGTGACCGAATCGACCGTCGGCGAAATCGCTCACGGCTGGCTCGTGCTCCTCGGCGTCAAACCCAACGACACGCAAAAGGCCGTGGACTGGCTCGCGGAAAAAGTTGCGAACTTGCGTGCGTTCGACGACGCCAACGGCAAAATGAACCTGTCGGTGCAAGACGTCAACGGCTCGGTGCTGGTCGTGAGCCAGTTCACGCTCTACGGCGACTGCGCGAAGGGCCGGCGCCCGAGCTTCATCGGCGCTGCGCAGCCGGCGGTGGCGGAACCGCTGTACGAGGCGTTCGTTACGGCGCTGAAACTGCTTGGCGTGCCCGTCGCGACGGGGCGCTTCGGGGCCGATATGCAGGTCGAACTGGTCAACGACGGCCCGGTGACGTTTGTGCTGGATTCGCCCGCGCAACTGGAGGCTCAGTCGTGA
- a CDS encoding branched-chain amino acid ABC transporter substrate-binding protein encodes MKNREAEQNEAQARPVDRRKFLALGGITTTGILLGTSGCGSSTSGNSNAVKIISSLPRTGSAKGQTDTIVNGIKMAFDEVDNKAGEFAIEYLDLDDATPAEGKWTPERETANADQAVKDTDVMAFIGPYNSGAAKVSMPILNKAGVLMISPAVTWPGLTKPGKGDPGEPDIYKPTGKVNFTRVVPADDLQGPLGADWAKSMGVKTVAVLDDNEVYGKGIATLFKERCIEAGIKVLGQQESIDVKQNEFSGVLRKLKTLGTPDLLYFGGTSQTKAGQIAKDMVAVGFGGVKLMVPDGCYELAFIQSAGAELFKTLKCFVTFGGSPPDKLTGRGKEFVDKYKAKYNKDPEGYAIYGYEAGKVAVEAIKRAGKKDRAAVLAECLKIKDFDGALGKWSFDENGDTTSRTMSGSTIEGGDFKFVKQLG; translated from the coding sequence ATGAAGAATCGCGAAGCCGAACAAAACGAGGCTCAGGCGCGCCCGGTCGATCGCCGCAAGTTCCTCGCGCTCGGTGGGATCACGACGACGGGCATCCTGCTCGGAACCAGCGGGTGCGGGTCGAGCACGTCCGGCAACAGCAACGCCGTCAAGATCATCTCCAGCCTCCCGCGCACCGGCAGCGCGAAGGGGCAAACGGACACCATCGTGAACGGCATCAAGATGGCGTTCGACGAGGTCGACAACAAGGCCGGCGAGTTCGCCATCGAGTACCTCGACCTGGACGACGCGACCCCGGCCGAGGGCAAGTGGACCCCGGAGCGCGAGACTGCCAACGCGGACCAGGCCGTGAAGGACACGGACGTGATGGCCTTCATCGGGCCGTACAACTCGGGCGCCGCAAAAGTGTCCATGCCCATTCTGAACAAGGCCGGCGTGCTGATGATTAGCCCCGCCGTGACCTGGCCCGGGCTGACCAAGCCCGGTAAGGGCGACCCCGGCGAACCGGACATCTACAAGCCGACCGGGAAAGTGAACTTCACCCGCGTCGTCCCGGCGGACGACCTCCAGGGGCCGCTCGGGGCGGACTGGGCGAAGTCGATGGGTGTGAAAACGGTTGCCGTTCTCGACGACAACGAGGTCTACGGCAAGGGCATCGCGACGCTGTTCAAGGAGCGGTGTATCGAGGCCGGGATCAAGGTGCTCGGTCAGCAGGAAAGCATCGACGTTAAGCAGAACGAGTTCAGCGGGGTGTTGCGAAAGCTCAAGACCCTCGGCACGCCGGACCTGTTGTACTTCGGGGGCACGTCGCAAACGAAGGCCGGGCAGATCGCGAAGGACATGGTCGCGGTCGGGTTCGGGGGCGTAAAACTGATGGTCCCGGACGGGTGCTACGAACTGGCCTTCATTCAGTCGGCCGGGGCGGAACTGTTCAAGACGCTCAAGTGCTTCGTCACGTTCGGGGGCAGCCCGCCCGACAAGTTGACGGGCCGGGGCAAAGAGTTCGTGGACAAGTACAAGGCGAAGTACAACAAAGACCCCGAGGGGTACGCGATCTACGGCTACGAGGCCGGGAAGGTCGCCGTGGAAGCGATCAAGCGGGCCGGGAAAAAGGACCGGGCCGCGGTGCTGGCCGAGTGCCTTAAAATCAAGGACTTCGACGGCGCCCTCGGCAAGTGGTCCTTCGACGAGAACGGGGACACCACCTCGCGGACCATGAGCGGGAGCACCATCGAGGGCGGCGACTTCAAGTTCGTCAAGCAACTGGGTTGA
- a CDS encoding TIGR02996 domain-containing protein, with translation MSESFQQNQEAPMSDEESFLAKVLENPADDTTRLVFADWLDERDDAESKLKAQFLRATVRFKTTGNTTDEIEARRKELQPLAAQLPTDWLAVVSRLKVEVCSSKERKHRSRAVQRLFTFVCDKNWDEMTPTEDPTVRQCEQCHQAVHYCDTITTAREHADQDHCIAIDLGIIRRESDLEPRRDWLGRVSAEMLREEEERCQVDAVSQEREGRKRQQSGTASANG, from the coding sequence ATGTCCGAGTCGTTTCAACAGAATCAGGAGGCGCCCATGTCTGACGAAGAGAGTTTCCTGGCCAAAGTGCTCGAAAACCCGGCCGACGATACGACCCGGCTCGTGTTCGCCGACTGGCTCGATGAGCGAGACGATGCGGAAAGCAAACTCAAGGCGCAATTCCTGCGCGCAACAGTTCGATTCAAAACCACCGGCAACACCACAGACGAAATCGAAGCGCGACGGAAAGAACTCCAACCGTTGGCCGCGCAGTTGCCGACCGACTGGCTCGCGGTCGTGAGCCGGCTGAAGGTCGAAGTGTGCTCGTCGAAGGAAAGAAAACATCGATCCCGTGCTGTGCAGCGATTATTCACATTCGTGTGTGATAAAAATTGGGACGAAATGACTCCGACCGAAGACCCGACTGTTCGGCAGTGCGAACAGTGCCACCAAGCGGTCCATTACTGCGACACGATTACCACCGCACGCGAACACGCAGACCAAGATCACTGTATCGCCATCGATTTGGGAATAATCCGGCGCGAAAGCGACCTCGAGCCGCGGCGAGACTGGCTCGGGCGAGTAAGTGCCGAAATGCTGCGAGAAGAGGAAGAACGTTGCCAGGTTGATGCGGTCTCGCAAGAACGTGAGGGGCGCAAGCGCCAGCAATCGGGCACGGCAAGCGCGAACGGTTAG
- a CDS encoding ABC transporter ATP-binding protein — protein sequence MSTASPLLIVDNLEAGYGPINVLHRLSLTVNPGEIVTIIGANGAGKTTTLMCISGVVKTRAGSITFDGKPLAGVPAHNIVRLGLAQSPEGRKIFARLTVRENLEMGAFTRTDSEGVREDIQKAYKMFPILEKRQAQAGGLLSGGEQQMLAIARALMARPKLLLLDEPSLGLAPQIVVQIFDVIRELNKQGMSVLLVEQNARMALKVAHRGYVLETGRITCTDRADVLLHDPRIREAYLGE from the coding sequence GTGAGTACCGCTTCCCCACTGCTGATCGTCGATAACCTCGAAGCGGGCTACGGCCCGATCAACGTGCTGCACCGGCTCTCGCTCACGGTGAACCCGGGCGAGATCGTCACCATTATCGGGGCGAACGGGGCCGGCAAAACGACGACGCTGATGTGCATCTCCGGGGTCGTGAAGACGCGCGCCGGGAGCATCACGTTCGACGGCAAGCCCCTCGCCGGCGTGCCCGCGCACAACATCGTGCGCCTCGGTCTGGCGCAGTCGCCGGAGGGCCGTAAGATCTTCGCACGACTCACGGTGCGCGAGAACCTGGAGATGGGTGCGTTCACGCGCACCGATTCCGAAGGCGTGCGCGAGGACATTCAAAAAGCGTACAAGATGTTCCCCATCCTGGAGAAACGGCAGGCGCAAGCCGGCGGGCTGCTCTCCGGCGGTGAACAGCAGATGCTCGCGATCGCTCGTGCCCTCATGGCGCGGCCCAAGTTACTGCTCCTTGATGAACCCTCGCTCGGGCTGGCACCACAAATCGTGGTTCAGATCTTCGACGTGATTCGCGAGCTGAACAAGCAGGGCATGTCGGTACTGTTGGTCGAACAGAACGCGCGCATGGCACTAAAAGTCGCCCACCGCGGCTACGTGCTGGAAACCGGCCGCATCACCTGTACCGACCGCGCCGACGTGCTGCTGCACGACCCGCGCATCCGCGAGGCGTATTTGGGCGAGTAG
- a CDS encoding branched-chain amino acid ABC transporter permease yields MGFPVLFADAALQPYLQAVLDGLAMGALFALVALGYTMVYGIIELINFAHGDLFMLGTFCGLTVLAALGLTGNAASGAGLGMVLLGCGTMLIVVPLFCAALNWSVDRVVYKPLRNAPKLAPLVSAIGVSFVFMNLGMFWNALVPENGQSVPAPADRNFPGFEAQLDPSRNLLGADSTLRFTVKDAMIIGVTVPIMIALTLFVKYAPLGKAMRATAQNPTAARLMGIDVDRVIGATFMIGGALGGVASVIYALSVRTISFQIGFQNGLYAFTAAVLGGIGNIPGAVLGGILIGLTRSFGSALIGEKWTSALVFVILIVILVFRPTGLLGSRTREKV; encoded by the coding sequence ATGGGGTTTCCGGTTCTGTTTGCCGACGCTGCCCTTCAGCCGTACCTGCAAGCCGTCCTCGACGGGCTGGCGATGGGCGCGCTGTTCGCACTCGTCGCCCTCGGCTACACGATGGTGTACGGCATCATCGAGCTCATTAACTTCGCCCACGGCGACCTGTTCATGCTCGGCACGTTCTGCGGGCTGACCGTGCTCGCCGCGCTCGGGCTGACCGGGAACGCCGCCTCCGGCGCCGGACTGGGGATGGTGCTGCTCGGGTGCGGGACGATGCTGATCGTCGTCCCGCTCTTTTGTGCGGCGCTGAACTGGTCGGTCGACCGGGTCGTCTACAAACCGCTCCGGAACGCCCCCAAACTGGCCCCGCTCGTGTCCGCGATCGGGGTCAGCTTCGTTTTCATGAACCTGGGCATGTTCTGGAACGCACTGGTGCCGGAAAACGGGCAGTCGGTTCCGGCCCCGGCCGACCGCAACTTCCCCGGGTTCGAGGCGCAACTCGATCCCAGCCGTAACCTGTTGGGCGCGGACTCGACGCTCCGGTTCACAGTCAAGGACGCGATGATTATCGGCGTCACCGTGCCCATCATGATCGCCCTGACGCTGTTCGTGAAGTACGCGCCGCTGGGCAAGGCGATGCGGGCCACGGCCCAGAACCCGACGGCCGCCCGGCTCATGGGGATCGACGTGGACCGGGTCATCGGCGCCACGTTCATGATCGGCGGTGCGCTCGGCGGGGTCGCGAGCGTGATATACGCGCTCTCGGTGCGCACCATCAGCTTCCAGATCGGGTTCCAGAACGGCCTATATGCGTTCACCGCGGCCGTTCTGGGCGGGATCGGCAACATCCCGGGCGCGGTCCTGGGTGGCATCCTCATCGGGTTGACGCGGTCCTTCGGCAGCGCCCTGATCGGGGAGAAGTGGACCAGCGCGCTGGTGTTCGTGATCCTGATCGTCATTTTGGTGTTCCGGCCCACCGGGTTGCTCGGGTCGCGCACGCGGGAGAAGGTATGA